Sequence from the Mycobacteriales bacterium genome:
GACCCGCCCGGCATCGCGTGCGCCGCGTTCACGCTGGAGATCAGCACGACGTCGCCGCGCTCGAGCGCCCGCATCTGCGGCACCAGCGCCTGACAGAGCCAGTACGGCCCGTACGCCAGGGTCCGCAGGACCCGCTCCAGCTCGGCCGGGTCGGTGTCGACGACGGTGTTGCCGCGGGACGCGATCCCGGCGTTGCAGACCAGCACGTCGACCTGCCCGAAGTCGGCGACCACGGCCGCGGCCAGCGCCGCGCACTCGTCCCGGTCGGCGACGTCGGCCTGGTACGCGCGGCCGCCGATCCCGGCCGCGGTGGCCTCGGCCGCCTCGCGGTCCCGCCGGTAGTTGACCGCGACCGTGCACCCGTCCGCGGCCAGCCGCCGGCTGATCGCCCGCCCGATCCCGCGCCCACCCCCGGTCACCAACGCCACCCGTCCGGCCATCCGGCGCCTCCGTTCAATCGGTTCAGTCGTGAGCGCCGGGCACGGTCTGGTCCCAGTCCAGGACGGAGCCTGTCACGACCCCGCTGCGGTCCGACAGCAGGAAGACGACCATCTCGGCGATCTCGTCCGGCTGGCCGAGGCGGCCCATCGGCAGCTCGGCCGCGGCCTTCGCGGCCCAGTCGCCGGACGCGCCGTGGGCGGCCCGCTGCACCGCCGCCTCGCCCTCGGTCTCGGTCCAGCCGATGTCCAGGCCGTTGATCCGGATCCGGTCGAACCGGTGCGCGTACGCGGCGTTGCGGGTCAGCCCGGCCAGCCCCGCCTTGGCCGCCACGTACGCGGCCAGGTACGGCTGCCCGCCGAGCTCCGACGCCGAGATCACGTTGACGATCGAGCCCGGCGCGGCGCGGCGGACCATGTCCGCCACGGCCGCCTGCATGAGGAAGAACGGGCCGCGCAGGTTCACCGCCAGGTGCGCGTCGAACAGCTCCGGCGTGGTCTCCAGCAGCGTTCCCCGGGTGACCAGCCCGGCGGCGTTGACCAGGCAGTCGAGCCGGCCGTTGGCGGCCACGGTGGTCGCGACGGCGGCCCGGACCTGCGCCACGTCGGTCACGTCGCAGGGGACGTACGTGGCGCCCAGCCGGTCGGCCACCGCCGCCCCGAGTGACTCCCGGCGCCCGGTGATCACCACCCGGGCACCCTCGCGCACGGCTGCGGCCGCGACGGCCGCGCCGACCCCCTGCGTACCGCCGCTGACCAGCACGACCCGGTCGTGGAGCAGGCTCACGTCAGGTACAGATCGTTCGTCATGGTGTCAGCGTCGGAGCACTGCGCCACCGGGTCAACGCTCTGCTGGGCCAGTAGCCCGTCGGAGACGGTGAGATGCAGCACCCCGGCCGGTGACCAGGCGTGTCGGCGCTGTGATGCCTTGCCCGGAGACCGTGCGGAATCGGTTCCGAAGAGGGAAAATTCCCGCGTGAGCGACGGTGTGCTGCCCGACGAGAGGCGGGGCGACGCGCCGGAGGAGCGTGGCCGCGGCGAGGACCGCGCCGCGATCGGGCGGCGGGACGCACCGGAGAGCCGGCGGGCGGTGCGGGCCACCGTGGCCGCCGCCTCGGCGCTGCGGCACTCGCTGCGGCGCGACCCGGCTCCGGTCCTGGTCGACCTGACCGAGCTGGCCAAGGAGCTGCACAAGGTCCGGACCATGCCCGAGACGCTGGACCGGATCGCCCGGCTGGCGCTGCGGGCAGTGCCCGCGGCCGAGCGCGCCAGCGTCACGCTGCCGGGGCTGATCACGGCGGCCGCGACCGACGGCCTGGCCCGCCGGCTCGACGGCCTGCAGTACGGCGCGGGCGCCGGCCCCACGCTCGACGCGCTCGCGGCGGTCCCGGCCGAGCCGGTGGCGGACCTGGCCGGGCTCCCCGGCCCGCGCTGGCGCGACTTCCCGGCCGCCGCGGTCCGGGCCGGCGCGCACAGCGTGCTGTCCTGCCCGCTGGTGCTCGGCGGCGAGACGCTCGGCGCGCTGACCCTCTACGCCGGGCCGGCCGGGGCGTTCGGGCCGCGGACGAGGACGCTCGCGGCGGCGTACGCGACCCATGCGGGGGCCGCGCTGGCCCGCGCGGCCGAGCACGAACAGGCCGTCCAGCTGCGGCAGGCGGTCGCCTCGAACCCGGTCATCGGCGCGGCGATCGGCATCCTCGTGGGCACCGAGCGGATCACCGAGGCCGAGGCGTTCGACCGGCTGCGGGTGGCCAGCCAGCACAGCAACCGCAAGCTCCGCGACATCGCGGCCGAGATCGTCGCCCGCGGCCGCTAGCGTGGCCGGTATGGGCGAGTTGTGGCACCTGGCCGACCGGGCGGAGTGGGAGGCGGCGCGGCCGACGGGCCGGTACGAGCGGTCGACGCGGGGGTTGAGCCTGGCCGAGGTGGGATTCGTGCACACCTCCCGGCCGGAGCAGCTGGCCGGGGTGGCGGAGGCGTTCTACGCGGACGCCGAGGACCTCGTGCTACTGCGCATCGACCCGGCGAGGATCCCGGCCCAGATCCGGGTCGAGGACGGCTTCCCGCACGTGTACGGGCCGATCCCGGTCGAGGCGGTCACCGCGGCCGAGCCGGTGAGCCGGAACGCCGCCGGGCAGCTGGTGCTGCCCGGCGACGCGACCAGTTAGAGGCCGAGCTTCTCGGCCGCCGCCCGGGTGCCCTCGATCCGGTTCGAGATCTTCTCGAACGCGACGTCGCGGGCGTAGTCCGGCGACCCGTGCGACGGCTTCTCGTCGATCGAGAACGGCGAGAACCCGCAGTCGTCGGTGGAGCCCAGCCGCTCCTTGGGGATGAAGTTCGCGGCCCGGATCAGCTGGTCGCGGACCTCCTCGGGCTTCTCCGCCCGCGGCATGACCGGCGAGATCACGCCGATGAAGCACATCTGGTCGTCCCGGCTGTGCTGTCCGACCAGCTGGTAGACCGAGTCCCGGTCCCGCTCGCTGGCCAGCTGCATGAGGAAGTAGCCGGCGTCGAGCTGGAACATGCTCGGCAGCAGGTCGCTGTACGGCACGTCCGCGCTGTGCACCGAGTCCCGGTCGCCGCCGGGGCAGGTGTGCACGCCGATGTTGCGGCGCTCCTCCGCGCTGAACCGGGCGAAGACCCGGTTGTCCAGCTCGATGAAGTGCGACAGCATCCCGCGCCCGGTCCAGGGGTTGCGCGGGTCGGCCCGGGTGGCGAGCCGGCCCTCGGTGAAGTCCATCGAGACCCGCACCGCGCCGGCCTCGAACGCGTGCCGGATGTCCTTCTCGCACTCGTCGACCAGGTCGTCCTCGAACTGCTGGCGCGAGTAGCCGTCGATCTCCTCGTCCAGCGGGTAGAGCAGCAGCAGCATCGAGGGCGCGATGACCGCCTGCTTCATCGGCTTGTGCGCGTACCCGATGGACTTGGCCAGGGTGTCGCCGGCGAAGTTCTTGTAGCGGAACGGTCCGCCGGTGAGCTTGGGCAGCTGCCGGTTGTGGCCGTCGGCGAAGATCGCGAAGAACTGCCCGCCGGTCCCGGCCAGGTGGTCGGCCAGCCCGGTACCGCCGAGGGTATCGGTCACCGGGTACGTGGCGAAGCTGGACCAGCGTTGCTCGCCGTCGGAGATGATCGGCGACCCGGTCGCCTCGAACCGCTCGATGGAGTCCTTGACCGCGGCATCCTGCTCGGACTCGAGCTGGTCCTTGCCGATCTTGCCCGCGTCGTAGTCCGCGTACGCGGCCTGCAGCGAGGACGGCCGGGGGAGCGAGCCGACCGGTTCGGTCGGGATCCCGGTGTCGGCTCGCGGGTCGTAGTCAGCCATGCCGTCGTCTCCCTCGTGATCGAGTATGTGACGCGCGACACAACGTAGCCGGGCCGGAGCGGGGGCGACAACGGCGGAGGCCGCCGGTCCCGGCTGGGATCGGCGGCCTCCGGGGCAGTGCGGGCTAGCCGAGACCGTTGCTGGTCAGGAAGGCCTTGGCCACCACCGACGGGTCCTTCTTGTCGGTGATGATCTGCTTGTCGAGGTCGAGCAGCACCGCGGTGGTGAGCTTGGCCGAGACCGCGTTGAGCGCGTCCGAGACCGTCTGCGTCGCCTTGGCCTTGTTGATCAGCGGCAGCACGTTCTGGGCCGCGAACAGGTTCTTCGGGTCCTCCAGCGCGAGCCAGCCGTTGGCGATGATGTTCGGGTCGGTGGTGAACACGTCACCGGCCTGGATGCTGCCGTTCTTCAGCGCGTTGATCGTGAGCGGGCCGCCCGCGTCCAGCGCCTTGAAGTCCTTGAACGTGATGCCGTAGATCCGCTTGAGGCCGGGCTCGCCGGTCTGGCGGGTCTTCCACTCCGGCGGTCCGCCCAGCGTGATCTGGTTGCCGACCGCGGCGAGGTCGGCGATCGACTTGAGGTTGTACTTGGCCGCGGTCTCCTTGGTGACGGTGACCGAGTCCTTGTCCTCCGCCGTCGATTGGGTCAGCACGGTCAGCTTCGCCGGCAGCTTGGACTGCAGCGCCGAGTACACGTCCGCGGAGCTGACCTGGGCCGCGGTCTTGTCGAAGTACTGCAGCAGCACGCCGCTGTACTCCGGGATCAGGTCGATCGACCCGTCCTGCAGACCGGGGATGTAGGTCTCCCGGCTGCCGATGTTGAGCTTGGTCGACACCTTCACGCCCTTGGACTGCAGAGCGCCGGCGTAGATCTGGGCGAGCAGCGCGCTCTCCGGGAAGTTCGCGGAGCCGACCACGATCGTGCCGGACGCCGCCGGGGAGGCGGCGCCGGTGCTGAGCGGGTCGCTGCCGCCGCCGCCGCAGGCGGTCAGGGCCAGCGCCGCGACGGAGGCGAGGGCGGCCAGGGTGACTCTGGTCCGTTTCATGTCGACTGTCTCCTGTAGTGGTACGCGGCCCCCGACGGGCCCGGTCACATTCTCTACCTAACTGGTGGGAACCACGGACCCTTCCTGACCCGACGCGATCAGCGCGGGCCGTCGGCGCGCCGCCGACGTACGGAACCGGCCGGTCACGCCGGGTGAGACGACCAGCCGCTGGATCGCGGTGCTGATCAGGTCGAGCAGGATGGCCAGCACGCCGACCAGTACGGCGCCGGCGGCCATCTGCGAGTAGTCCCGCTGGGACTGGCCGTCGAGGATGAACCGGCCCAGCCCGCCGAGCGACACGTACGCGGCGATCGTCGCGGTCGCCACGATCTGCAGCATCGAGCTGCGGATCCCGGAGATGATCAGCGGCAGCGCGTTGGGCACCTCCACCCGCCAGAGCACCTGGCCGCCGGTCATGCCCATGCCCTTGGCCGCGTCCCGCGCCGCCCGGTCGACGTTCTGAATCCCCGCGTACGTCGCCGAGAGGGTCGCCGGGATGCCGAGGACGACCAGCACGATGGTCGTCGGCAGCGTGTAGGCGAGATCTGCCGGGAGGCTGCCGGAGATCAGCAGCACGACGTACACGAGCAGGCCGAAGTCGGGCAGCGCGCGCAGCGCGTTCGCGGTGCCGGCGATCGCGACCGAGCCGCGGCCGGTGTGTCCCACGTACAGGCCGAGCGGGAGGGCGATCGCGCAGACGAACAGCAGCGCGACGAACGTGTACTCGAGGTGCTCGACGATCCGGAGCGGGATGCCGTCCGAGCCCGACCAGTTGGCCCCGTTGCCGAGGAAGTCGACGATCACGCCCATCTCAGGCCCCCACCCGCTGCCAGGCGGTCAGCCGCCGGCCGGTCAGCACGATGATCGCGTCGAGGATGAGCGCGAGGATCACGCACAGGATGATCCCGAGCAGCACCACGCTGCCGATGTCCCGGGTGAACCCGTCGGTGAACAGCGATCCGAGCTGGTTGACGCCGATCAGCGCGCCGACCGAGACCAGCCCGACGTTCGACGCGGCGGCGACCCGCAGCCCCGCGACGATCACCGGCACCGCGATCGGCAGGTCGACCCGCAGGAACCGGCCGAGCCCGGTGAAGCCCATCGCCACCGCGGCCGCCCGGACCTCGTCCGGGACCGCGATCAACGCGTCCGCGATCACCCGGACCAGCAGCGCGACCGTGTAGATCGTCAGCGCCACGACCACGTTGACCGGCGACAGGATCTTGGTGTGGATGATCGAGGGCATGATCACGAACAGCGCCACCGAGGGCAGCGTGTAGAGCAGCCCGGCCAGGTTGATCACCCCGGGGTAGAGCCAGCGGTAGCGGCTGGCCAGCCAGCCCAGCGGGATCGCCAGCGCCAGCCCGATCGCCAGCGGCAGCAGCGCCAGCCAGGCGTGGGTGAGGAACCGGTCGGCGACCTCCTGGGTGTGATCCCGCAGGTAGGTGATCACTCGCCGCCCCCGGCAGTGGCGTCCTCGAGCTGGGCCTGGCGGCGCTCCCGCTCGGCCTCGATGCGCGCGACCACGTCCCCGGTCGAGATCGTGCCGAGCAGCCGGCCGTCGCCGTCCACGATCACGCCCCGGCCGGACGGGGCCGACAGCGCGGCGTCCAGCGCGGCCCGCAGCGAGTCGTCCGCCCGGGCGGTGGTGCCGCCGCGGTGCAGCAGGTCCGGCCCGACCGGGGTGCCGGCCCGCAGCTCGCGCGCGTCCAGCCAGCCCTGCGGCTGCCCGTCCGCGTCGACGGCGAGCAGCCAGTCGTCCTGGGCCACCCGCGCGGCCTCGCCGCCGTCGGTCCCGATCCGGACCGTCGGCTCCTCGGTCAGCGACAGCTCGCCGGCGGCCCGGAAGCCGAGCGAGCGGTAGCCCCGGTCGCGGCCGACGAAGCCGGCCACGAAGTCGTCCACCGGTTCGGCCAGCAGCGTCGCCGGGCTGGCCAGCTGGGCCAGCTTCCCCCCGACCCGCATGACGCCGACCTCGTCGCCGAGCTTGACCGCCTCATCGATGTCGTGGGTGACGAACAGGATCGTCTTGCCGATCTCACTCTGCAGCCGGAGGAACTCGTCCTGCAGCTCATGCCGGACGACCGGGTCGACCGCGCTGAACGGCTCGTCCATGAGCATCACCGGCGGGTCCGCGGCCAGCGCCCGGGCCACCCCGACCCGTTGCTGCTGGCCGCCGGAGAGCTGCGCCGGGTAGCGGCGGGCGAGGTCGGCCGGCAGCCCGACCCGCTCCATCAGCTCCAGCGCCCGCTGCCGGGCCCTGCGCCTGTCCCAGCCGAGCAGCAGCGGCACGGTGGCCACGTTGTCGGCGATAGTGCGGTGCGGGAACAGGCCGGCCTGCTGGATCACGTACCCGATGCCGCGGCGGAGCGCGGCCGGGTCGACCTTCCCGGTGTCCCGGTCGTCCAGCCAGACCGTCCCCGAGCTCGGCTCGACCATCCGGTTGACCATGCGCAGCGAGGTCGTCTTGCCGCAGCCGGACGGGCCGACGAGCACGGTGATCCGGCCCGAGGGCGCCACCAGGTCGAGGCCATCCACCGCGGTGGTCCCGCTCGGGTACCGCTTGCCCACCGAATCGAACTTGATCATCGGGTATCACGGCCCTCTGGTGGGGAGCGACAGGTGGACTCGGCGGACTCATGTCTACCAAGGACCTCCGACATTTTCCCGTCGGCGCGTCATTGCGCACCGGGGCTTCGCCGGAAGGTGCACCATCATGCCTCCTGTGTCGTACGTCCCGATCCGGACCCTGTCCGTAGGGGTCAGGACGGCCCCGGGGTCGTCCGCACGCGCACCCGCAACGTGAGCACGACGGCTGCCATCGAGGCCAGCACGCACAGGGTGAGGATGAGCAGCCGGATCGTGAGGGATCCGTTGATGCGCCCCTCCGAGTACTGCTCGACGCTGACGGCGTTCGAGACCAGGCTGAGGGCCGTGAACAGGTAGACCATCAGGGTGATGCGGGTGTTGCGGGCCTGGTTGAGCCGGGCGACAACGGTGCGGTAGCTGGCCTGCAGGAGCTCCAGCTTGTGATCGACCGTGCCGATGCGGAAGTCGAGATCCCACGCCTTCGCCAGCGTCTGCCACACGGCGATGTCCCGCGCTCCGGAGCTCACCAGCACGCTGTCCACCCGGCTGCGGTACAGCCGGGTGCGTTCGGCGATGTCCTGGATCGCCACCGCCTGCGCGGCCAGCCGGCTCATGGGCAGGTCGGCGGTCGTCCGGCCCAGGTCGATGAGGAGGGCCAGCAACACTCGGTCCAGCATCCAGAACAGCGTCCACCAGGCGTCCTGCACCGGTGTCGTGCGCGCCAGCGTCATGCCGTCCGCCTCGCACCCGAGCGCTGAGCAGGTGACCGACGTGAACACGCCGGCCGCGTACGTGTGATCGCGGTGCTGGAGGATTTCGAAGTCGTTGGGGCAGAGGTGGCTCGCGAGCGCGCGGGCGGCGACCGCCTGCTGGCGGTCCGGCGCCGAGGCGCGGCAGTGGTTCCAGGCCCAGAGGATCTCGCCGGGCCGCGGAAGCTGCTTCGCGCGGGCCTCCTGAAGCGGATCGTGCGGGGTCAGCAACAGCTCCTGACCCTCGAAGGCCTCCTGTACGGCCGCGGCCACGTCGGCCGCGACGCCGGCGGTCAACTCCGGTGCCGACTCGTTCAGGTCGGCCACGGCGGTCCGGAGGTCCGCGATGTCCGCTCGCGTCTCCTCCGCCGGAACCCAGCCGAGCACCGCCGTCGCCACGCCGAAGTCCAGGACGTCCAACCGGACGTCCGCGACGGTCCAGCCCGCGACCGTGACGTCGCCGCAGCGTTCGGCCAACCAGGCCGGATCCGCGCGCAGGAGCGCCGTCGAGATGACCTCGCTGCCGTGGTCGTCGGCGTCCACCGTGTAGAAGCGCTGGGACGGGCGCGCCTTCGGCGTCGCCGGGCTCAGCGGAACCGCGGTGCTGCTCACGATCGCGGCCAGGCGATCGTGGAACTCGGGACGGTACGCGCGGGGGTCGACGTCCGCGCCGGTGAGGAAGGCGACCCCGGTCTCGATCCGCCAGACGGCGACGGGACCGGTCGACGAGGTGTCGTCCGTGACGTGCCACGCGACCGTCGCGTCGTTCTGCGTCACATCCGTCATCACCATGGGTCGGACCCTAACCGTGGGGAGCCATCGCATCCATGGCACGGCGCCGGCCGCGGACTGCGGTCAGGATCCGTCCGGTTCAGTGCCTAGGGTCGGGACGTGCTCACCGATCGGGCCCTGAACCGGGCGTTGCTGGCGCGGCAGCTGCTGCTCACCCGGGTCGACCGGCCCGCGCTCGAGGTGGTCGAGCACCTCGTCGGCCTGCAGGCCCAGGAGCCGCAGGACCCGTACGTGGGCCTGTGGGCCAGGCTCGACCCGTACGACCCGCAGGAGCTGGCCCGGGCTGTCGCCGAGGGCGCCGCCGTCCGGATCGCACTGCAGCGCTCCACCATCCATCTGGTCACCGCGGCCGACGGCGTGGCGCTGCGGCCGGTGCTTCAGCCCGCGCTGCACCGGATGGCGCGCTCGGCGTTCGGGACCCGGCTGGCCGGGGTCGACCTCGGTGAGCTGGCCGCCGCCGCGCGGGAGCTGGTCGGGGCCGAGCCGCGGACGTTCGGGGAGCTGGGCCGGCTGCTGCGGGAGCGCTGGCCGGACCGGGAGGAGATCGCGCTGGCCCAGACCGCCCGGGCGCTGCTGCCGCTGGTCCAGCTGCCACCGCGCGGGGTCTGGGGCCGCAGCGGCCGGGCCAGGCACGCGGTCTTCGAGCGGGCGCTGGGCACCGACGAGGCCCCGGACCGGCTGGTGCTGCGGTATCTGGCCGCGTTCGGCCCGGCGACCACGGCCGACGTGCAGAACTGGTCCGGGCTGACCCGGCTGGCCGAGGTGGTGGACCGGCTGCGGCCGTCGCTGCGGACGTTCCGGGCCGAGGACGGGCGCGAGCTGGTCGACCTGCCGGACGCGCCCCGGCCGGACCCGGACCTCCCGGCCCCGGCCCGGTTCCTGCCCCAGTACGACAACGTGCTGCTCGGGCACGCCGACCGGAGCCGGATCGTGCCGGCCGGTGCGGACGCCCTGTTCGACGAGCAGTTCCACTGGTCGCCGCTGCTGGTCGACGGCCGGCTGCGCGGGACCTGGCGGGTCGACCGCAAGGCCGGCCGGCTGCTCGTCCGGGCGCCGCGGCTGTCCCGGGGCGAGCGGGCCGAGGTCGTCGCCGAAGCCGGCGCGCTGCTCGGCCTGCTCGTCCCGAAGGCCGCGGAGCCGGACGTGGTGATCACCGCTGAGTGAAGCTCAGCTCCGCCTCGACCGCGACGCGGTGCCCGACCATGAAGCGCGGAGCGCGGATGCCGACCGTGGTGCGGTCGAACTCGCCGGTGATCCGGACCCGTACGGCACCGGGCCCGTCGTCCGGGAGGCGCCGCGCGTGCAGCGTGATCGGTGCCTCGGCCCCGGCCACGGTGATCGTCGCGGGCACGGTCCAGCCGTCCTCGGCCGGCTCGAACCGCAGCGCCCGCAGGCTCACGGCCGGGTGCGCGGCGATGTCGAGGAACTGCGCGCTGCACAGGTGCTCGTCCCGCTTGGCCGTGCCGGTGTTCACGCTGGCCGAGCGCAGCGTGCCCTCGGCCACGACCGGCCGGCCACCGGCGACGGTGACGCTGCCGCGCTCGAGCGCCAGGGTGCCGCGGACGGTGCGGATGCCGAAGTTGCGGGCGGCGAAGGTGGCGGTGCCGGCCGGGACGGTCCAGGTGCCGTCGCGCAGCTCGGTCGCGGTCGTGCTGGTCATCGTCGTTTCTCCTTGCGTCGTCGGTGTTCCTGACACTCCGCCGGATCGAAGGCGGCCGCGTCGGGGGAGGGGATGAGCTGAGGTCCTACGTCCGGCTCTCGTGGTGTCCGCCGGAAGACGGAGGGGGTCAGCGGGTCGCCCCGGCCGGCACGTCGGCGTGCACCAGCCGCAGGATCGCCAGCTGCTCCGGGCCGGTGAGGTGGGCCGGGTCCTCCCACGGCAGCAGCTCGGTCGACAGGATCGCGGCGGCGCCGGCCTCCAGGGCCTCGACCGAGTCGGCCAGCGTGACCGCCACCCGGGCGCCGGGCGCGGCGCCGACGAGCACGCCGACCAGGCCGGGCACGTCCTTCACGGCCGGCCAGACCCGCTCCTGTCCGGAGCGGTCGAATGCCGCGCACCACTCGTCGCCGCGGCCGCCGAACGTGGTCAGCTGCAGGTAGCGGGCCGGCCCGGCCGAGGTCCCGGCCTGGTGGGAGGCGATCTCGTACGGGACCCCCGGGCCGACCGTGACCGGTCCGGCGGTGCAGCCCGCGACCGGGGCGTCGTCGGTCCAGAACGCGACCACGGCGCCGGGCCCGACGCCGAGCGGGCGGGCGATCAGCGCGCCGGCCGGGATCGCCTCGGCGCCCAGCGCGGTGAGCACGGCGTCGACCCAGCTGTTGTCCTGCGGGCCGGGTACGCCGTCGACGGGATGAACGGTGGCCTTCATCGGAAGTCCTCTCCTCGGGTGTGCTCCCGACGATGTCGCCGTCCGCGTCCCGGGGAATCCGTACTGGCACTGAACCGGGTGCGGAACCGCGATACTCGCCCCGTGCACGCCAGCCACCCGTTCGTGGGCCGGGGCGCCGAGATGGGCCTGCTGCTGGACCGGCTGGCCGCCGCGGAGGCCGGCCGGGGCGGCGTGCTGCTCGTCTCCGGACCGGCCGGGATCGGCAAGACCCGGCTGGTCGAGGAGGCCCTGTCCCGGTCCGGGGGCGGCGCGGCCGTCGGGCGCGGACGGTGCACCGACGACCGGGGCGCGCCGCCGTTCTGGGCCTGGTCC
This genomic interval carries:
- a CDS encoding SDR family oxidoreductase is translated as MAGRVALVTGGGRGIGRAISRRLAADGCTVAVNYRRDREAAEATAAGIGGRAYQADVADRDECAALAAAVVADFGQVDVLVCNAGIASRGNTVVDTDPAELERVLRTLAYGPYWLCQALVPQMRALERGDVVLISSVNAAHAMPGGSPYMMGKLALEGLAATLALEELRHGIHTNVVAPGLVVTDMGDRLARAVAGVEAAAALDPRFPYGRVCRPEDVADVVGFLVSDAASYVNGQRISVDGGRPTISG
- a CDS encoding ABC transporter permease, which translates into the protein MITYLRDHTQEVADRFLTHAWLALLPLAIGLALAIPLGWLASRYRWLYPGVINLAGLLYTLPSVALFVIMPSIIHTKILSPVNVVVALTIYTVALLVRVIADALIAVPDEVRAAAVAMGFTGLGRFLRVDLPIAVPVIVAGLRVAAASNVGLVSVGALIGVNQLGSLFTDGFTRDIGSVVLLGIILCVILALILDAIIVLTGRRLTAWQRVGA
- a CDS encoding 5-methyltetrahydropteroyltriglutamate--homocysteine methyltransferase, which translates into the protein MADYDPRADTGIPTEPVGSLPRPSSLQAAYADYDAGKIGKDQLESEQDAAVKDSIERFEATGSPIISDGEQRWSSFATYPVTDTLGGTGLADHLAGTGGQFFAIFADGHNRQLPKLTGGPFRYKNFAGDTLAKSIGYAHKPMKQAVIAPSMLLLLYPLDEEIDGYSRQQFEDDLVDECEKDIRHAFEAGAVRVSMDFTEGRLATRADPRNPWTGRGMLSHFIELDNRVFARFSAEERRNIGVHTCPGGDRDSVHSADVPYSDLLPSMFQLDAGYFLMQLASERDRDSVYQLVGQHSRDDQMCFIGVISPVMPRAEKPEEVRDQLIRAANFIPKERLGSTDDCGFSPFSIDEKPSHGSPDYARDVAFEKISNRIEGTRAAAEKLGL
- a CDS encoding ABC transporter ATP-binding protein, translated to MIKFDSVGKRYPSGTTAVDGLDLVAPSGRITVLVGPSGCGKTTSLRMVNRMVEPSSGTVWLDDRDTGKVDPAALRRGIGYVIQQAGLFPHRTIADNVATVPLLLGWDRRRARQRALELMERVGLPADLARRYPAQLSGGQQQRVGVARALAADPPVMLMDEPFSAVDPVVRHELQDEFLRLQSEIGKTILFVTHDIDEAVKLGDEVGVMRVGGKLAQLASPATLLAEPVDDFVAGFVGRDRGYRSLGFRAAGELSLTEEPTVRIGTDGGEAARVAQDDWLLAVDADGQPQGWLDARELRAGTPVGPDLLHRGGTTARADDSLRAALDAALSAPSGRGVIVDGDGRLLGTISTGDVVARIEAERERRQAQLEDATAGGGE
- a CDS encoding GAF and ANTAR domain-containing protein, with the protein product MSDGVLPDERRGDAPEERGRGEDRAAIGRRDAPESRRAVRATVAAASALRHSLRRDPAPVLVDLTELAKELHKVRTMPETLDRIARLALRAVPAAERASVTLPGLITAAATDGLARRLDGLQYGAGAGPTLDALAAVPAEPVADLAGLPGPRWRDFPAAAVRAGAHSVLSCPLVLGGETLGALTLYAGPAGAFGPRTRTLAAAYATHAGAALARAAEHEQAVQLRQAVASNPVIGAAIGILVGTERITEAEAFDRLRVASQHSNRKLRDIAAEIVARGR
- a CDS encoding YceI family protein, with the protein product MTSTTATELRDGTWTVPAGTATFAARNFGIRTVRGTLALERGSVTVAGGRPVVAEGTLRSASVNTGTAKRDEHLCSAQFLDIAAHPAVSLRALRFEPAEDGWTVPATITVAGAEAPITLHARRLPDDGPGAVRVRITGEFDRTTVGIRAPRFMVGHRVAVEAELSFTQR
- a CDS encoding DUF952 domain-containing protein translates to MGELWHLADRAEWEAARPTGRYERSTRGLSLAEVGFVHTSRPEQLAGVAEAFYADAEDLVLLRIDPARIPAQIRVEDGFPHVYGPIPVEAVTAAEPVSRNAAGQLVLPGDATS
- a CDS encoding ABC transporter substrate-binding protein, with product MKRTRVTLAALASVAALALTACGGGGSDPLSTGAASPAASGTIVVGSANFPESALLAQIYAGALQSKGVKVSTKLNIGSRETYIPGLQDGSIDLIPEYSGVLLQYFDKTAAQVSSADVYSALQSKLPAKLTVLTQSTAEDKDSVTVTKETAAKYNLKSIADLAAVGNQITLGGPPEWKTRQTGEPGLKRIYGITFKDFKALDAGGPLTINALKNGSIQAGDVFTTDPNIIANGWLALEDPKNLFAAQNVLPLINKAKATQTVSDALNAVSAKLTTAVLLDLDKQIITDKKDPSVVAKAFLTSNGLG
- a CDS encoding ABC transporter permease; translated protein: MGVIVDFLGNGANWSGSDGIPLRIVEHLEYTFVALLFVCAIALPLGLYVGHTGRGSVAIAGTANALRALPDFGLLVYVVLLISGSLPADLAYTLPTTIVLVVLGIPATLSATYAGIQNVDRAARDAAKGMGMTGGQVLWRVEVPNALPLIISGIRSSMLQIVATATIAAYVSLGGLGRFILDGQSQRDYSQMAAGAVLVGVLAILLDLISTAIQRLVVSPGVTGRFRTSAARRRPALIASGQEGSVVPTS
- a CDS encoding SDR family oxidoreductase, giving the protein MSLLHDRVVLVSGGTQGVGAAVAAAAVREGARVVITGRRESLGAAVADRLGATYVPCDVTDVAQVRAAVATTVAANGRLDCLVNAAGLVTRGTLLETTPELFDAHLAVNLRGPFFLMQAAVADMVRRAAPGSIVNVISASELGGQPYLAAYVAAKAGLAGLTRNAAYAHRFDRIRINGLDIGWTETEGEAAVQRAAHGASGDWAAKAAAELPMGRLGQPDEIAEMVVFLLSDRSGVVTGSVLDWDQTVPGAHD
- a CDS encoding winged helix DNA-binding domain-containing protein produces the protein MLTDRALNRALLARQLLLTRVDRPALEVVEHLVGLQAQEPQDPYVGLWARLDPYDPQELARAVAEGAAVRIALQRSTIHLVTAADGVALRPVLQPALHRMARSAFGTRLAGVDLGELAAAARELVGAEPRTFGELGRLLRERWPDREEIALAQTARALLPLVQLPPRGVWGRSGRARHAVFERALGTDEAPDRLVLRYLAAFGPATTADVQNWSGLTRLAEVVDRLRPSLRTFRAEDGRELVDLPDAPRPDPDLPAPARFLPQYDNVLLGHADRSRIVPAGADALFDEQFHWSPLLVDGRLRGTWRVDRKAGRLLVRAPRLSRGERAEVVAEAGALLGLLVPKAAEPDVVITAE